Genomic segment of Anaerohalosphaeraceae bacterium:
TTGGCCTCAATGCCGCCGGTGAGGTCGCCCGCTTCACGCGGGCGTGGATTGAAACGCGTACAAGCCGGACACGTTAACACCGGACGGATGTCGCCCGCTTCACGCGGGCGTGGATTGAAACTTGAGCAATTGCGGAAGGAAGCCAGAAAACTGAATGTCGCCCGCTTCACGCGGGCGTGGATTGAAACCTCCGCTATATGGAGCGAACGCTGTCGGTCAATAAATGTCGCCCGCTTCACGCGGGCGTGGAGGAAAATCAGGTTGTCCGCCTCGGTGAGCTGGCTTTCGCCCGTAAAGCCGTAGGGATTGTCGGCCGTCTTAGCACATCTGTTTATGCGGTTATGCATTCAGCTACTCTGCCGTCATGGCTTCGAATTTTTTTAATTCTCTTCTGAACAGGAAAGCGGAAAAGACAGCCAGGCAAAAGAAAATCCCGGTGAGCACCCATAAGAAAATCTTATCCGAAAACAACCAAAGAAGACCTGACGGCTGGTTTTCTGTGGAAAAAACACGGACAGCTAAAGAAAAAGACCACAGAATACCTATGAATTCCAGTATCCGCTCTGCATCCTTTGCCTTGCTGCATCGAATCAGGGACAGGACAAAGCTGCCTGCCCCTAACCAGGTGCAAGCAATCAGAAGAACGGCCGTCCCTGTAAAAACAGGATGCTCGTGGAGCCAGAGCGCCGGACCCTGCCTGAAAAACAGCAGAGCCCATATCAGAAAGTAAACCAGAACCGGCAAACCGGCCGAATGGATCAGAACCCTCCTGAGAGTAGCCCGGAGGCGGGAATCCCTTTTCTTCTGTAAATCCACATACTCTGAAGTGGTCAGAAACGCAAAAAGCCCCAAAACAAAAAGAAGATACGGAGAATCAGCCCATTGGGGTCCCGGAGCAATGAAACAGATTACGGCGGCGATAAAAAGACCTTCCGCCGGCCAAAGAAGGAGTTGGAGCCAGAGAGGAAACCGGTCTCTTTGCAAAAACGGAAACCGTTCTGATAATCTGGCGTAATAATGGAGGAAAAAGACAAACAAAAGAGCCAAGAGGACAGCCCATAAATGCCATATCAGGTTTGGAGTGTCTGCTGCTGTAATCATGTTCTGTATTTCCGCTGCTTTTTCCAATTCTTTGAAACGAATAGGATGAGGAGGTTTCCAAGAAGTATAAGAAGGAGAACCTTTGATACTATGTTAAAAAACGATGCATTTTCGCCGTAAATCAGAAAACCAATCGTATAGAGAAAGAGCAGAACAGATGAAATCCACACGGTATACCATCTTGTTTTTTTATTAGATGGACGGAGAAGTGCAACGATTATGGCCGCTGCTGTACTTCTGATTTTTACAAAGATTTTTTGAAACATATGAAAAACCTCAAAATTGCTGTATTGTTTTTGTGCATCACCATTCAATGCACTCTCGATTTGAACAAAAAGCCAATGCCGCTCCAAAATCTATTCCCAACCCGATGCCAATTCCTGCTGCGATAGGAGGATATTTCAAACCGATAAGACCGCCTATAATCACTGTTCCATCGCCGCCTGGAATTAGTCCATTTATTTGCTGCATCACAAAATTGGCACAATTCCATACACTTAAACCGAGGGTTTCTGCTATTGATGGTCCCCACTTCTTGCACTCCTTCTTACACACACTGGGAACTGTTGGCGGGACGGCCGGTGTAGGATAGATGCCGGGAAGAAAAATCGGGTCCAAAAGCCCCAGCGGATCTGTGGAATTCACCGGATTGTTTTTTCCGTACAAATACGGATGGAGGGCTTGGGGGGATTCGTGCAGATTCAGATAGGGCAGCAGCCAGCCGACAGATCTATGAAGCGAAACAGAAGGCGATATTAACATTCGATTTTTTGAATCTGCAATCATGATTCATCCTCTCTGTTTATTTTGTTTCTCTCGGGGAGGAAAATTTCAAAGAAGGAGAAACAGAAACACTCATAGGAAGGCAGAATTGCTTGTTTCTGCTTTGTTGTCTGTATTTGCTTCTTTCTTTTTGTTGCCTTCAGGTTTTGTGACTGCAAAAATATTCATGACTCCCATAAGAGTCAAAGCTATGCCAAGTATCACAGTTGCAACATCAATGCCGGACAATGTGGATACAGGGATAAAAATACAGATTACCCCGCCTGATATGAAAATAATTCTGAGAAACCATACACCGCTTTGGGATAATTTCGACATTCGCACACTCTCCTCATCCAAATAAACCGCAGCCGATTGCGCACCCAACAGCGACACTTGCCATCCATGTAGGCACGATACCAAGAATTTTGGATAATGTACCGGCTTTTGCTACAGCAGCGGCCAGCGAACCCAGACTTAAGCCGGACCCGCATATCCTGCCCATTAATCCGCCAGTTAATGGATCCGCACAATCCTTCCAACAACTCTCAAATTCTTCAGAGACCAACCCAGTAGGATCGACATGGTTTACAGGATTATTCAATACATATAAATACGGATGCAGGGCTTGGGGGGATTTGTGCAGATTCAGATAGGGCAGCAGCCAGCCGACATAGCCCTGAAGCCGGACCGGGGTCAGAATCGGGTCGCGGGAGAGGAATCGGCCGAGGGCGGGGGCGTAATAGCGGGCGCGGAGGAAAATCAGGTTGTCCGCCTCGGTAAATTGGCTTTCGCCCGTGAAGCCGTAGGGATTGTCGGCCGTCCCCGAAACTGCCCGCACATTGCCGAACCCGTCGTACATATAGGACACCATACCCTGCCCGGAGGCGTTCGTCAACTGCCGCACCGACCGTATTTGTCGTAGTGACAGTAGACACAACTCTCGCCTTTCTACGAAAAAACAACCTGATATCTGATGCAGTCACAGTAACAGCGGATATCTCATTCTAAGCCGTATCGTTTCACACTATTCATGAGAAGATAGATCAGATAGAGAGAGATGTTATTGTTTTATGTTCTCTTTTTTTTATAAACTTAATACGGATTCTATTTTTTGACCATGTACCTACTATTATTAATAGTGTTCCATAATATAAAATCATATAAATAAAAAATAACGATTCCAACAGACCATATCAAAAGAATTACATCTATCTTTCTCGAAATAACCATTCTTAAAGTTTGAGATTTTATTCTGTAAGCAACCGTTACAAACGTGCCGAGTTCCAGACAAAGAATACAGAATTTTGGTTATAGTCGAATATCAAGGCATTCCGATGATACTCTTTCGCCATCTTCCTTAAAAATATCTATGGAGAAATCTGAATAAAAAACCCATATTCCTCCATCGTGAATTTTTCCACATCCGGATACTCTTTTCTCTAATTGATCCTTTTTTATTACACGGCCCCAACAATCATATACAGACAAATTGTTCTTCTTATTATCAAAAACCCACAAATATTTTCCGCAGACTAAACTATCGTTTAAGCAACCCACCTCAATTTCTATGCCATCCCAAACCAGATATTTCGTATTGTTTTGTGTTCGTAGAAATATCAGATCGCCATTCGGCCACTTATCCAAGAGCCACAGAGCGGCCTCACTATCCTTGTACATCTCCGATATTTCTATCGATGAAGGTGTTACCTTATAAAGATTTTGGGTTGTTTTTACAGAATATTCTCTGTCGGCCTCTTTACAGGCCCCTTTGAACTCACCTTCTATTTCAAACAAATGAGATTTTTGGGTCACTAAATCCAAGTAAATACAAATGCTTTTAAGAATGTTATCATCAGACTGATATCCTGCTAAAAGGAGATCATTATCTTCTGGATTCCTCGTGCACGACAGATAAATGCAATTGGGGATTATCTCCAGTTCCTCCTTTTGGGCTGTGAAGGGTTCGTATAGGTTAATTCCCTTAAACGTTATCAAAACAACCCGGTTTATTTCAGCGGAATAGAACATAGAAACAACCGGAGCGGAAAAATCCATACACTGACTGTGCCCATTGATTGTCCAAAACAGTTTCACTGATACGGATATTTGTTTTTCCTCTTGATGATGAATTGATAAGAGGTTTCTCCCCAACACACAATAACCTGCAAAGTTTTTATTATTTTGAAAAAAGTCAGAAAGATACGACTTTCCTTAACTTGATTTCTTCCGATGAGATAACGATTTACTCTTTGTCTGGAAATGAATAACACAAGGGCAACAAGAAGGACTATGACAAGATATAACATCTTCATATCATCTGCCCCCCTCGTTTTATTTGTGGTATCAATTTCTTATAGAGACGCAATAGGAACATTGTTACGGTAATAAATATTATGAGTATATTTAAATGGCATTCATTTCCCCCTATTATACGTCCTCCACGTCCTGCCCCTTCTTTTAGCATATCCTTTATTATTTTCATATATTCGTTTGGGGTTAGATTTGGGTTCATCGCCACAAGTTCCCAACAACCTACCATACATGCGTCCAGTGCCTTAGAGGGAACTTTTCCAAATATTTTTGCGCATGCTCCGTAGCAGACAAAAACATCACACTCTGATGATAGTCCAGTGGGGTCTATCAGAATAACAGGATTATTTTGGACATAGACATAAGGATTCAGGGATTGAGGATGATAAAGTAAATTTGTATAAGGCAAAACCCAGCCTACAAAAGGTCCTATTTGCATGGGTGTAAAAATCGGATCCCTGCTGATAAACCGTCCAATACTCGGTTTGTAATACCTCGCCCGCAGGAACACCAAATCATCCGCTTCGCCTAATTGCTGCTCGCCCCTGAAGCCGTAGGGATTGTCGGCCGTCCCCGAAACCGCCCGCACATTGCCGAACCCGTCGTACATATAGGACACCATACCCTGCCCGGAGGCATTCGTCAACTGCCGTACCGACCCAAGCCCGTCGGCAGGAACAAACACATCCGCCCTGCCGCATCGAACCGGTCAAAATGCTCTGCATGCATCGCCGCACCCATGTTGGATAGACTCCGTCCCCGTCGGCTGCAAGGTGGGGGATAACTCTTACGTGAAG
This window contains:
- a CDS encoding RHS repeat-associated core domain-containing protein — translated: MVSYMYDGFGNVRAVSGTADNPYGFTGESQFTEADNLIFLRARYYAPALGRFLSRDPILTPVRLQGYVGWLLPYLNLHKSPQALHPYLYVLNNPVNHVDPTGLVSEEFESCWKDCADPLTGGLMGRICGSGLSLGSLAAAVAKAGTLSKILGIVPTWMASVAVGCAIGCGLFG
- a CDS encoding RHS repeat-associated core domain-containing protein; the encoded protein is MVSYMYDGFGNVRAVSGTADNPYGFRGEQQLGEADDLVFLRARYYKPSIGRFISRDPIFTPMQIGPFVGWVLPYTNLLYHPQSLNPYVYVQNNPVILIDPTGLSSECDVFVCYGACAKIFGKVPSKALDACMVGCWELVAMNPNLTPNEYMKIIKDMLKEGAGRGGRIIGGNECHLNILIIFITVTMFLLRLYKKLIPQIKRGGQMI